The Lactuca sativa cultivar Salinas chromosome 2, Lsat_Salinas_v11, whole genome shotgun sequence genome includes a window with the following:
- the LOC111921608 gene encoding cyclic dof factor 1: MSEGKDPAIKLFGKTIQLPDGVFSQEAVSGDAAGGGGAGGDAASVKSEDRSSSSSSSSEVGEERESDDNNKDQSNDKSADKDENRAHSTISSEITDPNATSMITDTTKTPSPENESATASATTKASKSEEDQSDTSNNNQEKTLKKPDKILPCPRCNSMDTKFCYYNNYNVNQPRHFCKNCQRYWTAGGTMRNVPVGAGRRKNKTSASQYRQITVSDSSLPIELNHTVLNPNGTVLTFGSDTPLCESMASVLKIADKTMIRKPEELIINDDNTNRPSVNDMQSCHGFSPQVPCFPGGPPPWGAPYPWTPQMGPAFCPPGFPMPFYPAGPYWGCPVPVPVSVSIPGPYWVPPPGNYHPAPPSGPISPTLGKHSRDENVKCGESEEVMKENESEKSLWIPKTLRIDDPDEAAKSSIWATLGIKKDGSVPVNRGGIFKAFESKNEEKKMIQETSTSPALQANPAALSRSLNFQESS, encoded by the exons ATGTCGGAGGGAAAAGATCCTGCTATTAAGTTGTTTGGTAAGACGATTCAGCTGCCTGACGGAGTTTTTAGTCAAGAGGCTGTATCAGGCGATGCCGCCGGAGGTGGGGGTGCAGGTGGAGATGCTGCTTCTGTTAAGAGTGAAGATCGGTCGTCTTCTTCTAGTTCATCGTCTGAAGTTGGGGAAGAACGTGAATCAGATGATAATAATAAG GATCAATCAAACGACAAGTCCGCTGATAAAGACGAAAATAGAGCTCATTCTACAATCTCTTCAGAAATTACAGACCCAAATGCAACTTCAATGATAACCGATACCACCAAAACACCTTCACCTGAAAACGAATCTGCCACTGCTAGTGCTACCACAAAAGCATCAAAATCAGAAGAAGATCAAAGTGatacaagcaacaacaaccaagaaaaaaccctaaaaaaaccaGACAAGATCCTCCCTTGTCCTCGATGCAACAGCATGGATACCAAATTCTGCTACTACAACAACTACAATGTCAACCAACCTCGCCACTTCTGCAAAAACTGTCAAAGATACTGGACAGCTGGCGGCACAATGAGAAACGTTCCAGTAGGCGCCGGACGCCGGAAGAACAAAACATCCGCCTCTCAATACCGCCAGATCACCGTATCAGATTCTTCTCTTCCAATTGAGCTCAATCACACAGTCCTTAATCCCAATGGCACTGTTCTTACATTTGGTTCAGACACACCTCTCTGTGAATCAATGGCTTCTGTTCTTAAAATTGCAGACAAAACAATGATTCGTAAGCCTGAAGAGTTAATAATCAATGATGACAACACAAATAGACCTTCAGTTAATGACATGCAAAGTTGCCATGGATTCTCACCACAGGTGCCTTGTTTTCCTGGGGGCCCGCCCCCATGGGGTGCCCCGTATCCATGGACTCCTCAAATGGGTCCCGCTTTTTGTCCACCCGGCTTCCCGATGCCATTCTACCCGGCCGGCCCGTATTGGGGTTGTCCTGTACCCGTACCCGTATCCGTATCCATACCCGGCCCGTATTGGGTTCCTCCTCCGGGTAATTACCATCCTGCCCCTCCTTCGGGTCCGATTTCGCCGACTCTGGGGAAACATTCGAGGGACGAGAATGTAAAATGTGGGGAGAGTGAAGAAGTGATGAAAGAAAACGAGAGTGAAAAGAGTCTTTGGATTCCGAAAACATTGCGGATTGATGATCCTGATGAAGCTGCAAAAAGCTCAATATGGGCAACATTGGGAATAAAAAAAGATGGATCTGTTCCTGTGAATCGAGGGGGTATATTCAAGGCGTTTGAATCTAAAAATGAAGAAAAGAAAATGATTCAAGAAACATCAACATCGCCTGCGTTACAAGCGAATCCTGCAGCTTTATCAAGGTCTCTTAATTTTCAAGAAAGTTCAtga